The following are from one region of the Methanorbis furvi genome:
- a CDS encoding PEGA domain-containing protein, translating to MKLYLISLTLLVLLLAVPTAMADETVSKLTVDSIPGGADLRISDQFVGYTPTTVEVPGGSTVSVMIQRHGGSYDIWRGSVYVPKGEHITYTAKLYKTEDKIRTTGYLVVTSNAEGAEVYLDNGYIGVITDGRLAKDEIRLGLHQVLVQKPGYTTYTKLVEVLPKNIATTTVEADLTPLATAATVVPTTEAVPPAPTKSPSPLIGFAVLGLLAAVRKIGR from the coding sequence ATGAAGCTCTATCTGATCAGTCTGACACTCCTAGTACTCCTGCTTGCCGTACCAACCGCAATGGCTGACGAGACCGTCAGCAAACTCACAGTAGACTCAATACCCGGAGGAGCCGATCTCAGAATATCAGATCAGTTCGTCGGCTACACACCAACAACAGTCGAAGTCCCCGGAGGATCAACCGTCTCGGTCATGATTCAGCGGCACGGCGGATCCTATGACATCTGGCGGGGATCGGTCTATGTTCCCAAAGGAGAACACATCACCTACACCGCAAAACTCTACAAAACCGAGGACAAAATCCGCACCACCGGCTACTTGGTCGTCACCTCCAACGCCGAAGGCGCTGAGGTGTATCTGGACAACGGATACATCGGAGTAATCACGGACGGAAGGCTCGCCAAAGATGAGATCCGGCTCGGACTCCATCAGGTACTGGTACAAAAACCCGGCTACACCACCTACACCAAACTCGTTGAAGTGCTGCCGAAAAATATTGCCACAACAACCGTTGAAGCAGACCTCACACCGCTTGCAACAGCCGCAACAGTGGTCCCAACAACAGAAGCAGTGCCCCCCGCACCAACCAAATCCCCAAGCCCCCTCATCGGATTTGCCGTACTCGGACTCCTTGCAGCGGTCCG
- a CDS encoding DUF475 domain-containing protein, with product MEIAYAVLVVLGLVAFETVASIDNAIINADILSTMKAWARRWFLTWGIIIAVFGIRGVLPWLIIWFSTPSLGPIGALTATFSDDATASAAIEQSAPFLLLAGGIFMIFLFLHWLMAEQKNCIVPGERAMSRQGPWFYAVAAIVLFIVCYTAAQINALLAVAAVGGSAIFFIMQGFRLFADKKSAELESGSSNQSDISKLMLLEVIDATFSIDGVIGAFAFTMSVPLILIGNGIGAIIVRELTVRNIDNIRKYAYLKNGAMYSIFTLGLIMCSEGFGIEIPIWIAPILTIGIVSLFFWLSLQRIKKGDFGVCEVPREQ from the coding sequence ATGGAGATTGCATACGCCGTACTGGTGGTACTCGGTCTTGTCGCGTTTGAGACGGTGGCAAGTATCGATAATGCAATCATCAATGCCGATATTTTGTCCACGATGAAGGCATGGGCGCGCCGCTGGTTCCTGACCTGGGGTATTATCATCGCGGTTTTTGGTATCCGCGGTGTTCTGCCGTGGCTTATCATCTGGTTTTCGACACCGTCCCTTGGCCCGATCGGTGCTCTGACGGCAACGTTTTCGGATGATGCAACTGCGTCTGCGGCGATTGAGCAGAGTGCACCGTTTTTGCTTTTGGCCGGAGGAATTTTTATGATATTTTTGTTCCTCCACTGGCTGATGGCGGAGCAGAAAAACTGTATTGTTCCGGGGGAGCGTGCGATGTCAAGGCAGGGTCCGTGGTTTTATGCGGTTGCGGCGATCGTGCTGTTCATTGTGTGTTATACTGCGGCCCAGATCAATGCTCTTCTTGCGGTTGCTGCCGTGGGCGGGTCGGCGATCTTTTTCATTATGCAGGGTTTCCGGCTGTTTGCTGATAAGAAGTCGGCCGAGCTTGAGAGCGGTTCTTCCAATCAGTCTGATATCAGTAAGCTGATGCTTCTTGAGGTGATTGATGCGACGTTTTCGATCGATGGCGTTATCGGTGCGTTTGCGTTTACGATGTCGGTTCCTTTGATTCTGATCGGTAATGGTATTGGTGCTATTATTGTGCGTGAGCTTACGGTTCGCAACATCGATAACATTCGTAAATACGCATATCTGAAAAACGGTGCGATGTACTCGATCTTTACGCTTGGTCTTATCATGTGCAGCGAAGGGTTCGGTATTGAGATTCCGATCTGGATTGCACCGATACTGACGATCGGTATTGTGTCGCTGTTCTTCTGGCTGTCTCTGCAGAGAATCAAGAAGGGCGACTTCGGCGTCTGTGAGGTCCCGAGAGAGCAGTAG
- a CDS encoding FKBP-type peptidyl-prolyl cis-trans isomerase: MTGVLPTSTLLLHFISRRPDGEVFEDTSKGEPVLVTLGKKQINPAFEEALLGRAEGETVTVILPPEKAYGRYHRKLVVTMKRKKLTLDHEPVPGEIIRVEVMNKPCLVMVVSVTDKSVTVDANHPLAGETITYEITIVKILEP; encoded by the coding sequence ATGACCGGTGTTCTTCCGACCAGCACGCTGCTGCTTCACTTCATCAGCAGGCGTCCGGACGGCGAAGTGTTTGAGGATACCAGCAAGGGTGAACCGGTACTGGTCACGCTCGGCAAAAAACAGATCAATCCTGCATTTGAAGAGGCTTTGCTCGGCAGAGCTGAAGGCGAGACCGTCACCGTCATCCTGCCGCCGGAAAAGGCGTACGGACGATATCACCGGAAACTCGTCGTCACCATGAAGCGGAAAAAGCTCACGCTTGATCATGAGCCGGTCCCGGGTGAGATAATCAGGGTCGAGGTCATGAACAAGCCATGCCTTGTGATGGTTGTCAGCGTGACCGACAAAAGCGTCACGGTTGATGCGAACCATCCGCTTGCCGGCGAGACGATCACCTATGAGATAACCATCGTAAAAATTCTTGAGCCATGA